TGATTTTCAAGCTCCTGTACTAACTTTATTTAGTAAATGCATTCTTTTCTATTGTTCCTTTTAAATAACATTCCAGCTTCGATAAAGGAATCTTCTTCTCCCACTGTCTTCGGGCAATATCCTGCTTTAACGTAAGTGCCTGATCCTGTGACTTCTTTAATTCTTCCGCATTACCTGCTTCTTTTACACCTTTTGCACCTTTTGTATCTTTTGCCTTCACTGTGATCGAAACGAGCTGGCTGCTCCGGCTTATCGGTGAAAAAGAAGAACCGGTATCATTCACCCTAAGTGTATTAAGAAGACTTCCTCCTGTGGACATCTTAAGAATGGACACAACCTTCTTAACAGATACTTCCTTCTTCTCTTTCTTTAATAATTCAGGAAGTTCTCCTGTCACCTTCATATACGAAGCATCTGCAAAGTCTTCTTCCATGTCTTCCTGCGTATAATTCTTAATCGCCTTCTCTCTCCGGGCTGCACTGCTTCCCTTATCGTAAGACATTACCCAGAAAGGACCACCGGCACTTGCTCCCTTTGACTGTGCAATAACATCTGCCAGCCGATACTTGTAAGCGGAACGTGTTCTGCTTCCTACATCGGCAACCGTAACACAGTCATTGTTATCAATCGCAACGAGAACCATAAAGTGACCGCCTCTTGTAAAATATCCCGGTCCCATAAGACATACGACCGGCTTACCTGCCTTAAGCGCCTTCTTAATCGCCTGATAGTCTGTTCCTACTCCCTGACAGCGAAGCCCATATGCCGCCGCCATCGCCGGTATCATCTCATGAGCAGAGCCTTCTCTTGAATAAAATCCATGCTGGTATCCCCAGATGGCTGTATCAAGCGGAGTAACCCACTTACCGGTAAGCGATGTAATGACAACTGCCATGGAAGTCGGTCCGCAGCCTGCCTTTGCAATACAGTACCCATTCTGATTCCATGCGCTATCTCCCTGATTAAAATAAATATAACCGGCTATATACTCTTTATGATTCTTCATCGAAAGACGGGTATCGTTATATACTTTCGGAATAAATGTATTGACCGTATCGCTTCCATCCGGTGCATCTTCCTCTGCGATCTCCTCCTTGATGTTCTTAACCGCACTCTTTGTCCTGATCTCCATATCTTTTCTTGTAGAAATCTTGTTATTCTGTGCGGTGTTATCTGTATTCCCATTCGTACGGTCATCCTCTAAATGATCAGAATTCTTATCCTGTGTCGTATTCTTATTACTATCTGCCTGTCCATCTGATCCAGATGCCGAACTGCTGGTCTGCTCTGTCTGATGCGAAACACCGTTTGAAGAGCTGCTGCCCGATGTACCATTCTCAGATGCCGAACTGCCTGACGTACTGCTTCCTGATCCTGAACTTTCTGATGTAGAACTACCTGATGTAGAATTTCCCCCGGATGTCTGACTGCCTGATCCTGAACTTCCTTCCGTACCACTTGATGTACCGCTTCCCGACGTAGTATGCGTACTTTCTGTCGTATGATTCGTCTGCGATTCATCCTTTCTGGTGCTGCTGCCTTCGGTATTCTTCTCGGAAGAAGCCTTCGTACCTTCTTCCTTCTTTGTCGTCACTTCTATCGTACTCTCACTTTTTCCTAAACAATCGGCAGATACTCTTACAGATATACTAGATCTACTCTGCACCGTCAGCTTCCTGCCCTGTACGGCGGCTTTCTCTGCCGCATAAACCATCGTCGGCTCTGACTCTGCCTGAAAAAAGCACTCCGGATTCGTAAATGTCATGACTGTACCCAGCCCCAATGCCAGTACCGTCCGTCCAAAGTTGTTCATCAATCCTTCCTTCTTTCTTTTTACATAGTTAATGTAGATTTTTTCGTGACTTATTGATATAATATAGCAAATAACATATTTTTACAATAGACTTTTCTATTCTTTTGCATATTTAAGAATTGCCTATTTTGCCCGGAGGAGGGGCATACTATGGATAAAAAGTTTAATTTTCAGGAATTACAGGCAATCGTGGCAACACTTCGTGGAGAGAATGGCTGCCCATGGGATAAGTCACAGACACACGAATCGCTTAAATTATACACGTTAGAAGAAGCCTACGAAGTGAATCAGGCTGTATCTAACCTGACTAAGACCGGAGACTGCACCAACTTAAAAGAAGAACTTGGCGACCTTCTTTTCCAGGTGCTTTTACAGTCACAGGTTGCCGAAGATAACGGTGAATTTGCCATCGAAGATGTGATTGACGGCATCGCACGCAAGATGATTCACCGTCATCCACATGTATTTGCCGGCCGTCATTACGATAGCGTAGAACAACAGCAGGCTGACTGGGAGAAGTTAAAGGCACAGGAAGAAGGTCATAGACAGACCTCTTTAAAAGAGGACATCGCCCTTATCCCTGAAAGCTTCCCTGCCCTTATCCGCGGTGAAAAGGTAGCGAAAAAGGCTGCCTCTGCCGGTGTACTTTCCACCAACGATGAAGATGTATTCAAAGATCTTCTCACTTCCGTCATCAATCTGCAGCTCGGCACCGCCGGCGAAGACCCTGAAAAGAAGTTCAGCAGCGATGAAGAACTTTCCGAAAAGTTAGGAGACACCCTGTTCGCACTGTGCCGCTTCTGCGCAAAATATAAAGTCTCAGGCGAGATGGCACTTTTAAAGAAACTCGAAGAATTTTAGAAAGAATCATCGCAAAGACAAAACAAGAATTCTTCTGTTCGGATTGCCTCGAAGATAATAGAAAAAGAAGGAATGGTTTCTCATTTGATTTTGTTCCGTTGCGCTAAACATTTCATTTTGCCTCAAAAAGCAAAAACTTCGGAAAAACGAGTCCGAAGTTTTTAGAGTCAAAATTCCATAGCGCAAAGTCACAAAATTCAAAGGAGAAACCATTCCTTCTTTATTTTTCTTTCGAGCAATCCGAAATCCAGCCTTTTATTTGCGGACACATATTGGGATGAGTCGGAGCAAATCCGGCTCCTCTTTAATTTTCAACAGAAAGCAGATATTTTAATCTGTCACGACGTTTTTTCGCTTTCAGGAGGACTAACGAGTAATTGCTGCTCCATTAGGCAAACGAATATCACCAATGGCCGAAACTAACCAGAAAACAGGAAATCCATTGCTAGTCTCTGCGGCTTTAGAGCAAAGTCAAGATGCGATTGAGCATATTGACTGCAGTGATACAGAGCAGAGACTAACAATGGATTTCCTGTTTTCGTCTGTTTTGTTTGTTTCGTTTGTTTCTTAAAATATCTCATCTATCAGAATGCTGCAGAATTCGCTATAGTAGTAAAGGAAGTGATTCATATCCTTTTCCCCCATACGCTCTTTGACCCTCTCTAAGAGCGTTCCACACTTCTCCAGCTCTTCGGTAATAAGCTTCTTCCCTGCCTGGGTAAACTGTACTTTTACGTAGCGGTGATCTTCTTCACTGCTTTTCATTTCCAGATACCCTTTCCGTTCCAGGTTATGAAGCATTCGGGATACGGCTGGTCTTGACAGCTTCAGCGCATCTCCGATATCGGATGGAATGACAAATGTTTTGACTAGCAGAAGCCGCCGCAGAGTAAGTAACATCGTCAGCTCGCCTGACGGGATGTTACACAGCTGTTGAAACTGAACATTCGCCCTTCTCATCTGAATGATTAACTGTTGATAATCTTCTAAAGTCACCTTCTGTTCTGTCTGAGGTTCGTCTTCTGGCCAGTCAGAACTGCCTGTGTCTTTCGTTTCCATATTTCCTCCAAAAAACACTTATATTTTTTTCATATACTGAAATACAACCATTTACTTTGCTATAACGATCCTGTCCTTCATCGGAACGTATTCTTTATCCATGGCTATGCTCTGGTATGCCGGACGGATGATCTTGTCGCAGTTCATCAGCTCTTCTAAGCGGTGTGCGCTCCAGCCGACCATACGGGCAACGGCGAACATCGGGGTAAACAGCTGATCCGGCAGTCCTAAGATACGATACATTAAGCCGCTGTAAAAGTCAATGTTGGCGCTTACGCCTTTGTAAATGCGGCGCTTTTCCTGAATGGTCTCTACGGCAAGTCTTTCTACTCTGTTGTAGAATTCAAATTCTTCATCGTATCCTTTCTCTCTTGCAAGTTTATCAAGGAATCCCTTAAAGATTCTTGCTCTTGGATCAGAGATAGAATATACGGCATGTCCCATTCCATAGATTAAACCACTATGGTCAAATGCTTCTTTATTAAGGAGCTTCAGAAGATAGTTCTTGATCTCGTCTTCGTCTTCCCAGTCTTTTACTGTCTGCTTCATCTCGTCAAACATATGTACAACCTTGATGTTAGCTCCTCCATGTTTCGGTCCCTTAAGAGAGCCTAGGGATGCTGCCATCGCTGAGTACGTGTCGGTTCCTGATGATGTTACTACGTGGTTTGTAAATGTGGAGTTATTACCACCGCCATGGTCCATATGAAGTACGAGTGCGACATCTAAAACTCTCGCCTCTAATGGTGTATACTTCTTATTCGGACGCAGCATACGCAAGATATTCTCTGCGGTAGATAGTTCCGGTTTCGGTGAATGAATATAAAAGCTCTTACCTTCTACATAGTGGTTATATGCCTGATAGCCATAAACTGCGAGCAGCGGTACGGTACTTGTAAGCTGGAGGCACTGACGGAGTACGTTCGGTATGGAAATATTATCTGCCATGTCATCGTATCCGTATAAAGTGAGTACGCCTCTTTGTAAAGTGTTCATCATGTCCTTACCCGGTGCCTTCATAATAACGTCACGTACAAAGTTCGTTGGTAATGTACGATAACTTCCAAGAAGCTTCTGAAATTCTTTCAGTTCTTCCTCTTCTGGCAAACGTCCAAAAATAAGGAGATACGCGACTTCTTCATAACCAAATCTCTGCTCTGCTACAAAACCGTCTACAAGATCGTGGATATCGTAACCGCGGTATCGCAGCTCTCCATCGCAGGGAACCATCTTTCCATCAACTTCTTTGGAAGAGGTGATGGTGGAGATATCCGTAAGTCCTGCCAGCACACCCTTACCATTCACATCACGAAGGCCACGTAACACATGGTACTGGTCATACAGACCTGAAGGAATCTGCCCATGTTCCATAGAAAGCGCGGCCAGATCCTGCAGTTCCTGTGTCATCATTGAATATTCATTCATTCTATCACCATCTCTTTCTTAATTAACAATGTTAGTTATCTATGTTAATTATTATACTGAAAAAGAGATACTTTGTCAAATTAACGTGATGTATTGCACTGTCCGAAATCTATTCTGACAATATTTTACCCTGCTTATAAGTAGTTTACGCAAAAACACTGTACCTTAGCACCAAAATTTTATGTAATATGTACAAGTTTTTTCTGTTTTAAAATATTTGACTGTGCTATACTATAAATAACTTTATTTATATAAGGGGTTAGTATGCACTTTTCCCCTGTTTTAGTGCGACTGGTACTTATTTAGAATGTAGTTTTCATTGCGGCATTTGGAATACCTCATTTCGATTTTGCCGGATTTTTCTACAGGATAAATATTTACTGCTATTATAATTTATCATTTAAAAATTTTTTAGAAAGGAGCGTATCATTTATGCAAATACAACGTCTCGTAGATCTGGAGGACTACGAATTTGATACATTGCTCGTTACGTATAATCATAAAAACCGCCTGAGTATCGAACTTGGAAAGGTCAGCGAAATTTTTGAAAGTCTTCAGGCTGACGGTCTTGTTGGCGGAAGCAAGGTATACGGACTTCGAGGAAAGGACTTCTCCTATCAGGGCCAGCCTTACTATAATCTAATCTTTATCGGTATCCCTGAGAAGGCAACTCCAAGAAGATTTCAGTTACAGTTTGGTCAGGCTATGAAGGAAGCGAAGCGTTTCCATGGTAAGAACCTTCTTATGACTGCGATCGGTGAGGATGTTTCCTACTGGTTAAGTTCCGCTATGAAGGGACTTCTCCTTGCAGACTATTCCTTCGATAAGTATATTTCTGACAAGCCAGAAGCCTCTGAACTTCATCTTGGAATCCTGACAGGAATTGATTCTGCATCCTTTAAGAAAGAAGAGCAGTACACAAGAATGATGGCGAAGGCTGTTACAACCGCTCGTGATCTGGTGAATGAACCAGCGAACGTTATGACACCGGCTGCTCTTGCCGCTAAAGCAAAAGAAATCTGCGAAAAGAACAATATCAAGTGCACCATCCTTGAGAAGCAGGACTGCGAAGCACTCGGTATGAATTCTTACCTTGCTGTTGCCCGCGGTTCAAAACAGTCTGCGAAGTTCATCGTTATGGAATATAACGGACGTGTTACCGATGATGAAAAGATTGCTTTAATCGGTAAAGGACTCTGCTTTGACTCCGGCGGATATAACTTAAAGCCTGGCACTGCCATGAAAGGCATGCATGGTGACATGGGCGGCGCAGCCGCAGTAATCGCTGCAATGGGCGCAATCGCAGAAGCGAAGCTCGGCATTAACGTAACGGCTGTCATCCCCGCCTGCGAGAATATGATTTCCGGCAAGTCTATGAAGCCGGGTGATATCGTTAAGTCTATGAACGGTAAGTACATCGAAGTTGTTAATACAGATGCAGAAGGCCGTATGGCTCTTATCGATGCCATCACTTACGCGATCCGCGAATGTGGCGCTACAACATTAATTGATGTAGCAACCTTAACCGGCGCATGCGTTGTTGCCCTCGGTGACCGCTACACCGGCGCATTCAGTAACAGCGATGAACTCATGGCTAAGATCGTTCAGGCATCCATCCTTGCAGGAGAGAATATCTGGAGACTCCCTATGGGTGATGAAGAATATGATAACTTAAACGCATCCACCGTAGCTGATATCGCAAACTGCGGTAAGAAGTGTGGTGCAACCGCTGCCGCAAGATTCTTAGGCGAATTCGTAGAAAAGAAACCTTGGGTACATCTTGATATCGCCGGAACATCTGAATCAGACGAAGACAAAGAGATTTACTCTAAGGGCGGAACCGGAGCCGCAACAATGCTGCTTTATGAAACAGTGAAGTTGATGGAGAAACCGTATAAGAGTTATTAAGGGACAAAGAGACGGAAAGAGAGCAAATCTTAATATAGAAAAAGCTTAGTTTCACAAAAAAAGATGGCTTGGATGCCATCTTTTTTTGCTCTAATGCGCTTTTTCTATATTAAGATTTGCTCTCTTTCCTGTTTTTTGGCTGTTGGCTTTTGCCTTTTAATAAGAACTCTCTTATACGCTTTCTCCTGTTTTTTAGCTGTTATCTTTACTGAAACAGCTGTGCTTCTCTGATTACGACGTTTTTATTTTTTGCCCAGATGGAGCCGAATTCGCCTCCGCCTAATGGTGCTGCTCCTCTTCCTACTTCTACTGTAATGAATGGAATCTTTTTCTTATAAAGATAATATGTTCTGGAGTATCCATGTGGAAGTGCGTAGCTTTCATGCTGTACAAGCTGGTAACCTGTAAGGCTTTTTGCAGTCTGGTACATTCTTGTCGTTGCATTTCTTACTGCTTTTGGTGCGCGGCTGGTTGACTTACCGTAAATAATGGAGCCTGTGGAGTGGTAGCTTACAATACCGACAATCTTGCCCTGTTTCTGAATTCTATTTGACCAGTTTACTAATGCTCTTGTCTCGCTCTCGCTTTCTGCCTTTGGTCCACAGTATCCTGAACTTCCTTTTCTTCCGGATGTTTTAAATGCTACGTTCCAGTTACGGTTTAAGTCTACACCTCTTGCATTCGCTTTCCATCTGCTGGAGCTGCCTCCCATCTTTCTAAGAGCTGAACGAAGCTTTTTACTACGGATTGCATTAAATCCACGCTGGCTAATCGCTGTTCCGTCCGGATTACAGGATGGTACATAGTGAATTGCCACTTTATTCAATGTAGCAGAAACCTTCTTGCCGCTTATCTTTTTATTGTAATTACTTAAATAATATTCAATCTGCTTCATACAAAGCTGTACTGTCATATGCTCTCTTGCATGAAGGTTCCCCATAACAAGAAGATGCTTCTTTGCATCAGGATTACCGATTACAACTTCATAAAGATTTCTCTTATCTTCACTCTTTCCGATCACATTCACCTGGCAATGATTCTTATACTTTTTCTTAAGCTGCTGTAAATCTTTCTGCAATTCGCTATAGCTGTAATTCTTCTTACCACCGGAAACAATCGCTGCGTCTGCAGTCACGCCCTTTGTTGTAAATCCGATACAGCAGATCAATACCGCTGTAAAAATCCAGCCCATCATTCTTTTCATGTTCTTTTTCATGATATTTTTCTCTCTTTCCCTCTTATT
This Anaerobutyricum hallii DNA region includes the following protein-coding sequences:
- a CDS encoding MarR family winged helix-turn-helix transcriptional regulator, with the translated sequence METKDTGSSDWPEDEPQTEQKVTLEDYQQLIIQMRRANVQFQQLCNIPSGELTMLLTLRRLLLVKTFVIPSDIGDALKLSRPAVSRMLHNLERKGYLEMKSSEEDHRYVKVQFTQAGKKLITEELEKCGTLLERVKERMGEKDMNHFLYYYSEFCSILIDEIF
- a CDS encoding M14 family zinc carboxypeptidase → MKKNMKRMMGWIFTAVLICCIGFTTKGVTADAAIVSGGKKNYSYSELQKDLQQLKKKYKNHCQVNVIGKSEDKRNLYEVVIGNPDAKKHLLVMGNLHAREHMTVQLCMKQIEYYLSNYNKKISGKKVSATLNKVAIHYVPSCNPDGTAISQRGFNAIRSKKLRSALRKMGGSSSRWKANARGVDLNRNWNVAFKTSGRKGSSGYCGPKAESESETRALVNWSNRIQKQGKIVGIVSYHSTGSIIYGKSTSRAPKAVRNATTRMYQTAKSLTGYQLVQHESYALPHGYSRTYYLYKKKIPFITVEVGRGAAPLGGGEFGSIWAKNKNVVIREAQLFQ
- a CDS encoding MazG family protein, producing MDKKFNFQELQAIVATLRGENGCPWDKSQTHESLKLYTLEEAYEVNQAVSNLTKTGDCTNLKEELGDLLFQVLLQSQVAEDNGEFAIEDVIDGIARKMIHRHPHVFAGRHYDSVEQQQADWEKLKAQEEGHRQTSLKEDIALIPESFPALIRGEKVAKKAASAGVLSTNDEDVFKDLLTSVINLQLGTAGEDPEKKFSSDEELSEKLGDTLFALCRFCAKYKVSGEMALLKKLEEF
- a CDS encoding citrate/2-methylcitrate synthase, whose amino-acid sequence is MNEYSMMTQELQDLAALSMEHGQIPSGLYDQYHVLRGLRDVNGKGVLAGLTDISTITSSKEVDGKMVPCDGELRYRGYDIHDLVDGFVAEQRFGYEEVAYLLIFGRLPEEEELKEFQKLLGSYRTLPTNFVRDVIMKAPGKDMMNTLQRGVLTLYGYDDMADNISIPNVLRQCLQLTSTVPLLAVYGYQAYNHYVEGKSFYIHSPKPELSTAENILRMLRPNKKYTPLEARVLDVALVLHMDHGGGNNSTFTNHVVTSSGTDTYSAMAASLGSLKGPKHGGANIKVVHMFDEMKQTVKDWEDEDEIKNYLLKLLNKEAFDHSGLIYGMGHAVYSISDPRARIFKGFLDKLAREKGYDEEFEFYNRVERLAVETIQEKRRIYKGVSANIDFYSGLMYRILGLPDQLFTPMFAVARMVGWSAHRLEELMNCDKIIRPAYQSIAMDKEYVPMKDRIVIAK
- a CDS encoding leucyl aminopeptidase codes for the protein MQIQRLVDLEDYEFDTLLVTYNHKNRLSIELGKVSEIFESLQADGLVGGSKVYGLRGKDFSYQGQPYYNLIFIGIPEKATPRRFQLQFGQAMKEAKRFHGKNLLMTAIGEDVSYWLSSAMKGLLLADYSFDKYISDKPEASELHLGILTGIDSASFKKEEQYTRMMAKAVTTARDLVNEPANVMTPAALAAKAKEICEKNNIKCTILEKQDCEALGMNSYLAVARGSKQSAKFIVMEYNGRVTDDEKIALIGKGLCFDSGGYNLKPGTAMKGMHGDMGGAAAVIAAMGAIAEAKLGINVTAVIPACENMISGKSMKPGDIVKSMNGKYIEVVNTDAEGRMALIDAITYAIRECGATTLIDVATLTGACVVALGDRYTGAFSNSDELMAKIVQASILAGENIWRLPMGDEEYDNLNASTVADIANCGKKCGATAAARFLGEFVEKKPWVHLDIAGTSESDEDKEIYSKGGTGAATMLLYETVKLMEKPYKSY
- a CDS encoding C39 family peptidase, producing MNNFGRTVLALGLGTVMTFTNPECFFQAESEPTMVYAAEKAAVQGRKLTVQSRSSISVRVSADCLGKSESTIEVTTKKEEGTKASSEKNTEGSSTRKDESQTNHTTESTHTTSGSGTSSGTEGSSGSGSQTSGGNSTSGSSTSESSGSGSSTSGSSASENGTSGSSSSNGVSHQTEQTSSSASGSDGQADSNKNTTQDKNSDHLEDDRTNGNTDNTAQNNKISTRKDMEIRTKSAVKNIKEEIAEEDAPDGSDTVNTFIPKVYNDTRLSMKNHKEYIAGYIYFNQGDSAWNQNGYCIAKAGCGPTSMAVVITSLTGKWVTPLDTAIWGYQHGFYSREGSAHEMIPAMAAAYGLRCQGVGTDYQAIKKALKAGKPVVCLMGPGYFTRGGHFMVLVAIDNNDCVTVADVGSRTRSAYKYRLADVIAQSKGASAGGPFWVMSYDKGSSAARREKAIKNYTQEDMEEDFADASYMKVTGELPELLKKEKKEVSVKKVVSILKMSTGGSLLNTLRVNDTGSSFSPISRSSQLVSITVKAKDTKGAKGVKEAGNAEELKKSQDQALTLKQDIARRQWEKKIPLSKLECYLKGTIEKNAFTK